A segment of the Candidatus Caldatribacterium sp. genome:
AGGATGAGAATGATGCTTATGAGGATGGCCACAATGAGCACCGCAAGCACAAGACCAATAATATCCTGAACACGCAGGCCAAACTGCATATCTCCACCCTCTTACTCTTTTCGATCAAAGTAAATGTTCTTCCCCCAGGCCGAGAGGGGAATCCCCATGACCACATCATCAGACACAAGGCCTTCCTTCCGGGCCACAACTCCTATGCGGTACATGATGCGGTTATCCACGTTGAGGAGGGAGGCCATCTTCACCGCCGAGCCCAAAGCAATGCCAAGGTCAAGAAGTCGCATGACGCACTGGGGCCCTTTGAACTCCCTTTTTTCTTCTGGCACAAGGTCACTGCACCGGTCAAGGCCGCAGGCTCCACAGTTCAGCCCCGCAGGCTGCGCATCCTTCAAGCCTATGAGCACCACCACTTCGGAATCGAGCACGTTCTTCCCATCCCGGACGAACCCCTTGATACCATTTTCCTCTCCGTGCCGAACCATTGCTTCACCAAGGCGACGGACATCCTCTCCTTCGAGAATCTTCACGGTTACGAAATCCTTTCCAACCGCTTTGGGAGCTGTTTTTGCTGCCACGGCCATGAGCCTCGCAACCTCAAGAAGAGCTTCCCGCACAATGTACCCTCCCTTCACTGGAGAATGAAATTGTGCAACCCAAGAGACCTCCCGTACTCGAGCACTTCCTGGTACACCCGATCGCTCACGAAACGGTCAATCTCCGGGAAATCCTGTGCCCGGTACACCGGGCGGTACTGCCGAAGAAGCGTCACAAAAACATCCCGAGAAATTTCGGTAGCGAGGAACCGAAGGTTCTCTTTTGCCTCCTCCTCAAGGGAAGGTATGATGAGAATACGAACCACAAGCCCTCGACGAGCAACTCCTTCTTCATCCAGGACGACATTCCCTACTTGCGCAAACATCTCCCGAATAGCCTCCCGACAGACCTCAGGGTACCGTGGAGCCTGGGAGTACCGTACAGCGTTCTCCTCTTTAGAGTATCTCATATCCGGGAGGTAAATGTCCACAAGGCCCCGAAGGAGCCGGAGTACCTCGAGATCTTCGTACCCGCTCGTATTGTACACAAGAGGAACGGTCAAGCCCCTTTTGCGGGCGAGGAAAAGGGCTTCGAAAATCTGGGGGGTAAAGTGGGTCGGTGTCACAAGGTTAATGTTGTGACAACCCCTCCGCTCCAAGACAAGCATCATTCCCGCCAGGTCTTCAGCGGTTACCTCCACTCCCTCGCGGAAATGGCTGATGGTGTAATTCTGGCAGTACACGCAGGCCATATTGCATCCGGAAAAGAAAATGGTCCCTGAACCCCGATGCCCACTCAGAATCTCCTCTTCACCAAAGTGAGGATGGAAACTCGCCACCCGAGGGAGCATGCCACCACCACAGAACCCCTGCTCCCCCCGGGTACGGTCGACCCCACACCGGCGAGGACAAAGAGAACAGGCTCGCAAACGCTTGTGAAGTTCCTCTAACACGACACCTTATCCTCTGGGAGATACGGGACCTTCACAAAAATTCCCCGCAGAGGCGTATCAAGAGCGCAAAGATCGTGCCGTTCCCCCGGCTCCACCCGAAGGGCCATCCCTGCCTCCACGGGAATGTCCTCACCGTTGAGCTTGAGGATTCCCTTCCCTTCGAGAATGAAGAACGTTTCCTCCACTTCCCTGTGGTAGTGCGCCCCCATATTCGTTCCGGGCTTCAGGTACACAACACCGCAGTCAAGACGAGGACCCCGGAAGAGGTACTTGATGCCCCAGTCACCCTCACGAAACGTTTTGTCCTTCTCAAAGACAACCTCCATTTTCTTCCCCCCTACCAGGCTTCTTCAAGAAGCGATACAAGGTCCTGGATACGCATCGGACGGGGGTTTTCAAGGATACTCCGTCCAATACGTTCCTCCAAAACCACCTGCGCAAGGACTTCCTTCGGCACACCAAAATCCCGAAGCTTTGTCCGCAGACCCACTCCGGCAACAAACCGTGAAAAAGCAAGAGCAAGCGCCTCTCCCCAGCTCTCTCCCTCCTTTTTTTCAAGGCCGACACACTTGGCAATGCTCTGGTACCGCTCCTCAAGAACTTGCGCATTGAAGCGAATAACCGGGGGCAAAAGAATGCCACAAGCTTCACCGTGAGGGATGTCGAACTCCGGACCAACCATGTGCGCAAGACCATGGCATGGCCCTGAAGAAGCATTCGCAAAGGCCATGGCACTCAGCATGCTCCCTTTTGCCACCTGCTTCCGGAAGAAGGGATTTTTCCCATCCCGGACCGCCTGCGGCAGGTATTCCCAGAGGAGGCGTATAGCCTCAAGGGCAAGAACGTCGGTGATGACATTAGCATGAGGGCTTGTGTAGGCCTCAATGGCTTGTACCAGGGCGTCCACCCCGCTTGTAGCGGTACGGTACGGAGAAAGGGAGTAGGTGTACGTGGGATCGATGAGGGCTACTCGGGCAACGAGAAACGGACTCCGGACACTCTTTTTAAGCTTTCGTGAAGCATCCGTCAGAACGGCATTATTCGTCATTTCCGATCCTGTACCCGCTGTGGTGGGCATGGCAATCCAGGGGAGTGCAGGATGCAGAAGCGGAGCACCCTCAAAGTAAGGAACCACACTCTCTCCATTGGGGACAACACCGGCGATGGCCTTCCCACAGTCGAGAACACTCCCTCCCCCCAATGCCACAACACTGTCGCAGCGGGATTCCCGCGCCACCTTCACCCCTTCGTCCACAACTTCAAGAGTAGGCTCCGGGGGAACACCACTGAAGACCACCGCTTCACAGGAGGCAGAAGAAAGGGATTGAAGGACCTCGTCGAGAATTCCTGATTCCTGAGCAAATCGCTTCCCCACCACCACGAGAGGACGTCTTCCGAAACGTCTGAGGTGCTCTCCAACCCGTTTCCCCTCACCTGGGCCAAAGTAGATTTCCTGAGGCAATCGGAAGACAAGGGACTCCTTCATCCTCATTCCCCCATAATCTGAACGATAACTGTCCGTGAACGAGGACGATTGTCGAAATCAACGAGCACAATATCCTGCCAGGTTCCAAGGAGGAGCTTTCCCTCCACGAAGGGAAGAACAAGAGACGGACCTGAGCACTGAGCCCGCACATGGGCGTAACCGTTGCCGTCGTGCCAGCGGGCGTTGTGCTCGTAGAAATGCTCAACCGGTGCAATTCGTTCCCAGAAGTCTTTAATATCCTTCACAAGGCCGGGTTCAAATTCGGTCGTCGTGAGCGTTGCTGTCGTTCCAGGGAGAAAAAGGCACACAAGACCTGAAGAGAGACCGGACTCTTTGAGAATTGCTGCAACCTGCTCCGTCAGCGGGACGACATCCGTATGCCCTTTGGTTTCAAGACGAATCTCCCTTGTGACAACCATCAAAGCCTCCTCCACACTCCCACAACTTTCCCTATGATACTCCCCCTGATATCCTTTTCCTCGTCCCAGAAGGACACTCGCTCCAGGAACACCTTTCCCTGGCTCACAACGAGAAGGAGAACCTCTCCCTCGAAGTTACTCCCTCGCTCCACAAGAAGGTAATCCCCTTCAAGAATATGCCAGCGACTGAAGGCTCCGTTCTGAACGAGGAAGACGAAGTACTCCCCCTCACCGACAAGGTGTTTGGGAAAAGGCAAAAAGGTACGAGCAAAGGTAAGGGAAACCCCTTCCTTCGTCTGCACGACCTCCTGCAAGAAAGGGAGAAGAACGACGTCTCCCGAGACCACCTCCCCATCACTCACAGAAACAAGCTCGATGGCTCGGGGTTTTGCAGGCTTGCGACGAATGAAACCCTTTTCCTCAAGTTTCCGGAGATGGTAGTGGACGCTGCAGGAAGAATGGAGACCAACCGCTCTTCCGATTTCCCGCACCGTGGGGGGGTATCCTGCCTCCTGGCAGTACCGGGTTATGAAGGAAAGTATTTCCTCCTCTCGAGGGGAAATAGGACCTTTTGGTTTCATGGTCTCAGGGAATGATCGGACAGGTGAGCGTTCTTTTAACCCCGTTCATAGCATGAATCTCCTTGAGCACAACTTCCCCGATCTCCCGATTGCTCTCCACCTCAACGAGAGCAATAATATCAAAGGGTCCCATAATCCGATCCACACGAAGGAAGTAGGGAAGTTGACTCAGCTCCTTTTTAATTCCCTGAGCCTTCCCTGCCTGAACCTGAATGAGGATGTACGCCTGAACCGCCAAAAACCCACACCCCTATAGCACATCCCGGGAGGTTACCCGGATAATTTCTTCAATGTACCGCCTGAGTGCCTGGGGCAGACCAGGAAGATCGAGATTCAAAAAGCCCTGGGTGAGGAGGGAAAGTGCTTCTTCTCTCTTTAATCCCCGTGCCCGGAGATAGTTCACCGCCTCTTCCTCAAAGGGACCTACGGCAGCCTCATGGGAAAGGCGGGCCTTTGGAGCCCCATGCACCTCAAGTTCGGGAACGGAAACTATCTGGGCTTTCTCAGAGAAGAGGATGCCCTTACACTCAAGATGTGCCTGGGTATCATCATGGAAGGCAACAAGCCTTCCTCGAGCAAAGACCTGAGCTTCATCCATGGCGCAGACCCGGGATATAGAACTCCCTCGGCAACCCCGGTTTTTGAGAACCAGCGTGGAACCAAGGTCAATGTACGAGTTCCCCTTCGCAAAGACTATGTTCTGGAAGGTCGCCTGCGCTCCCTCACCCTCCAGGATAACCTGGGGAAAAGCCTGGATGGAAGCAAGGGGCTTCAAGAGGACGTAAGTACTGCTGAAGAAAGCATTTTTGCCAAGCCTTGCAACCGTCCGGGGACGAACATGGAAAGCCTCTCCCCAGTTGTGGACCATGGTAAAAGTCAGGCGGGCATTATCGCCAATGTAGAACTCGCTCACCCCGATATGCACTCCGCTTTCGGCTCCTCGCACCGAAGCGCAC
Coding sequences within it:
- a CDS encoding iron-containing alcohol dehydrogenase → MKESLVFRLPQEIYFGPGEGKRVGEHLRRFGRRPLVVVGKRFAQESGILDEVLQSLSSASCEAVVFSGVPPEPTLEVVDEGVKVARESRCDSVVALGGGSVLDCGKAIAGVVPNGESVVPYFEGAPLLHPALPWIAMPTTAGTGSEMTNNAVLTDASRKLKKSVRSPFLVARVALIDPTYTYSLSPYRTATSGVDALVQAIEAYTSPHANVITDVLALEAIRLLWEYLPQAVRDGKNPFFRKQVAKGSMLSAMAFANASSGPCHGLAHMVGPEFDIPHGEACGILLPPVIRFNAQVLEERYQSIAKCVGLEKKEGESWGEALALAFSRFVAGVGLRTKLRDFGVPKEVLAQVVLEERIGRSILENPRPMRIQDLVSLLEEAW
- a CDS encoding radical SAM protein; amino-acid sequence: MLEELHKRLRACSLCPRRCGVDRTRGEQGFCGGGMLPRVASFHPHFGEEEILSGHRGSGTIFFSGCNMACVYCQNYTISHFREGVEVTAEDLAGMMLVLERRGCHNINLVTPTHFTPQIFEALFLARKRGLTVPLVYNTSGYEDLEVLRLLRGLVDIYLPDMRYSKEENAVRYSQAPRYPEVCREAIREMFAQVGNVVLDEEGVARRGLVVRILIIPSLEEEAKENLRFLATEISRDVFVTLLRQYRPVYRAQDFPEIDRFVSDRVYQEVLEYGRSLGLHNFILQ
- a CDS encoding YjbQ family protein — encoded protein: MVVTREIRLETKGHTDVVPLTEQVAAILKESGLSSGLVCLFLPGTTATLTTTEFEPGLVKDIKDFWERIAPVEHFYEHNARWHDGNGYAHVRAQCSGPSLVLPFVEGKLLLGTWQDIVLVDFDNRPRSRTVIVQIMGE
- a CDS encoding cupin domain-containing protein, with the translated sequence MVGGKKMEVVFEKDKTFREGDWGIKYLFRGPRLDCGVVYLKPGTNMGAHYHREVEETFFILEGKGILKLNGEDIPVEAGMALRVEPGERHDLCALDTPLRGIFVKVPYLPEDKVSC
- a CDS encoding Lrp/AsnC ligand binding domain-containing protein, which produces MAVQAYILIQVQAGKAQGIKKELSQLPYFLRVDRIMGPFDIIALVEVESNREIGEVVLKEIHAMNGVKRTLTCPIIP
- a CDS encoding SufD family Fe-S cluster assembly protein, translated to MKVQEEYLKDLRERAERALTKRAPLGPDIDLSQFYLCAPRERVEDVREVGEQLKEAALYAGVELEGEKAATYLQVDRSAVYERVQRAFQGKLEIMSSQEALRKYPELLEYWWGLVPVDADKYTAFAELCPTEGYFIRVFAHTKVELPLQACLLVSEKARVQSVHNIVILEEGAEVNLITGCASVRGAESGVHIGVSEFYIGDNARLTFTMVHNWGEAFHVRPRTVARLGKNAFFSSTYVLLKPLASIQAFPQVILEGEGAQATFQNIVFAKGNSYIDLGSTLVLKNRGCRGSSISRVCAMDEAQVFARGRLVAFHDDTQAHLECKGILFSEKAQIVSVPELEVHGAPKARLSHEAAVGPFEEEAVNYLRARGLKREEALSLLTQGFLNLDLPGLPQALRRYIEEIIRVTSRDVL